In a genomic window of Streptomyces sp. SJL17-4:
- a CDS encoding SDR family NAD(P)-dependent oxidoreductase has protein sequence MELREGQVAVVTGAASGIGLAMARRFAAEGLAVVLGDVEEGALAEAADELMASGAQVLARTVDVSDADGVRAFAEAAYDTFGAVHVLCNNAGVGSGAEGRMWEHEPNDWKWAFSVNVWGVFHGIQAFVPRMLAGGEPGHVVNTSSGDGGIAPLPTASVYAVTKAAVVTMTESLYAHLRAEHARVSASVLFPGPHMLRTGLWESHRNRPERYAKERPRRTPYRSLDQWEAAMKEAGHEVAFTPVEEVAEHVVDGIRADRFWMLPESEHSDRQIRARSRSMLDRSNPSYLENFILD, from the coding sequence ATGGAGCTCCGCGAGGGACAGGTCGCCGTCGTCACCGGCGCGGCGAGCGGCATCGGGCTCGCGATGGCCCGCCGCTTCGCCGCCGAGGGCCTGGCCGTCGTCCTCGGCGACGTCGAGGAGGGCGCGCTCGCCGAGGCCGCCGACGAGCTGATGGCGAGCGGGGCGCAGGTCCTCGCCCGGACGGTCGACGTCTCGGACGCCGACGGGGTACGGGCGTTCGCCGAGGCCGCCTACGACACCTTCGGAGCCGTCCACGTCCTCTGCAACAACGCGGGCGTCGGCTCCGGCGCCGAGGGCCGCATGTGGGAGCACGAGCCCAACGACTGGAAGTGGGCGTTCTCCGTCAACGTCTGGGGCGTCTTCCACGGCATCCAGGCCTTCGTCCCCCGGATGCTCGCGGGCGGCGAACCCGGCCATGTCGTCAACACCTCCTCCGGCGACGGCGGCATCGCCCCGCTGCCCACCGCCTCCGTGTACGCGGTCACCAAGGCGGCCGTCGTCACCATGACCGAGTCGCTCTACGCCCACCTCAGGGCCGAGCACGCGCGCGTGAGCGCCTCCGTGCTCTTCCCCGGGCCGCACATGCTCCGCACCGGCCTCTGGGAGTCGCACCGCAACCGCCCCGAGCGGTACGCCAAGGAGCGCCCGCGCAGGACCCCGTACCGCAGCCTCGACCAGTGGGAGGCCGCCATGAAGGAGGCCGGGCACGAGGTCGCCTTCACCCCGGTGGAGGAGGTCGCCGAGCACGTCGTCGACGGCATCCGTGCCGACCGCTTCTGGATGCTGCCGGAGAGCGAGCACAGCGACCGGCAGATCCGGGCGCGCTCGCGGTCGATGCTCGACCGCTCGAACCCGTCGTACCTGGAGAACTTCATCCTCGACTGA
- a CDS encoding amidohydrolase family protein has product MADPNDPYLIISSDCHAGLPTERYRPYLDSRFHGAFDDFLAGREARREAMTRLGVRNEAFANKWFSDNEEGLRGGWDAGQRLKELDGDGVAAEVVFPDADAVDSQTAAPFGVGLGLSGDQDPELGMAGAQAHNRWLAEFVGRNPERHCGVALLPITAEPAKVVAEIHRAKESGLGALMIPSMWVDKEPYHDRRYDPVWAAAAETGMPLVTHSGAAPREEYGDHLGIYVSEVTWWPARPLWFLLWSGVFERHPGLRFGVAESGCWWLPNLLWFMDRLYLGAHGGKKLSPFAELRRPPSEYLDRQVFICATNTKRRELAQRYEIGVDNILWGSDFPHPEGTWPDTRAWLRKTFHDIPVTETRRMLGLAAAEVFGFDVQKLDPIARRIGPTPADLGQPADQTAVEASWARSREVGRHWLTDHDFPTLGVS; this is encoded by the coding sequence ATGGCCGATCCGAACGACCCGTATCTGATCATCTCCTCCGACTGCCACGCCGGGCTGCCCACCGAGCGGTACCGGCCCTACCTCGACTCCCGCTTCCACGGCGCGTTCGACGACTTCCTCGCCGGACGCGAGGCCCGCCGGGAGGCCATGACCCGGCTCGGGGTGCGCAACGAGGCCTTCGCGAACAAGTGGTTCAGCGACAACGAGGAAGGGCTGCGCGGCGGCTGGGACGCCGGGCAGCGGCTCAAGGAGCTCGACGGCGACGGGGTGGCGGCCGAGGTCGTCTTCCCCGACGCGGACGCCGTCGACAGCCAGACCGCCGCGCCCTTCGGGGTCGGCCTCGGGCTCTCCGGCGACCAGGACCCGGAGCTCGGCATGGCGGGCGCGCAGGCGCACAACCGCTGGCTGGCCGAGTTCGTGGGACGGAATCCCGAGCGGCACTGCGGGGTGGCGCTGCTGCCGATCACCGCCGAGCCGGCGAAGGTCGTCGCCGAGATCCACCGGGCCAAGGAGTCCGGGCTCGGGGCGCTGATGATCCCCTCCATGTGGGTGGACAAGGAGCCGTACCACGACCGGCGCTACGACCCGGTCTGGGCGGCCGCCGCCGAGACCGGGATGCCGCTGGTCACCCACTCCGGAGCGGCACCGCGCGAGGAGTACGGCGACCACCTCGGCATCTACGTCTCCGAGGTCACCTGGTGGCCGGCCAGGCCGCTGTGGTTCCTGCTCTGGTCGGGCGTCTTCGAGCGGCACCCCGGCCTCCGGTTCGGGGTCGCCGAGTCCGGCTGCTGGTGGCTGCCGAACCTCCTCTGGTTCATGGACCGGCTCTACCTCGGCGCGCACGGCGGCAAGAAGCTGTCCCCGTTCGCGGAGCTGAGGCGGCCGCCGAGCGAGTACCTGGACCGGCAGGTCTTCATCTGCGCCACCAACACCAAGCGGCGTGAACTCGCCCAGCGGTACGAGATCGGCGTCGACAACATCCTGTGGGGCTCGGACTTCCCGCACCCGGAGGGAACCTGGCCGGACACGCGCGCGTGGCTCCGGAAGACCTTCCACGACATTCCGGTGACGGAGACCCGCCGGATGCTGGGCCTCGCGGCGGCCGAGGTCTTCGGATTCGACGTCCAGAAGCTGGATCCGATCGCCCGCCGCATCGGCCCCACCCCCGCCGACCTGGGCCAGCCCGCCGACCAGACCGCCGTGGAGGCCTCCTGGGCCCGCTCGCGCGAGGTCGGCCGGCACTGGCTGACGGACCACGACTTCCCCACCCTGGGGGTGAGCTGA